In Asanoa sp. WMMD1127, one genomic interval encodes:
- a CDS encoding aldo/keto reductase, translated as MTKTNPTTAVAAGDLLLGGELRVNRLGFGAMRLALGGQVREPAEGVEILRRAVDLGVNHIDTAAAYGIGHLQSHEMIRIGLTPYPDELVIATKVSAPQEGSTAATGRTTAQHLRHLVEQDLRRLGRHHLDLVYLRTNGMGQPGGEPIGEQFAALAVLRDEGLIRHLGVSHVDANQLADAQSIAPVAAVQNRFHLNDRGDAPLVTRCEQDGIAYVPYFPLGGGRERLNRPPITDVAARHRATAAQVALAWLLEVSPAILAIPGSSTLDHLIENITAAGVRLTADDLDEIESA; from the coding sequence GTGACCAAGACGAACCCGACCACAGCGGTGGCAGCAGGCGACCTTCTCCTCGGCGGTGAGCTACGCGTCAACCGGCTCGGCTTCGGTGCCATGCGACTCGCACTCGGCGGCCAGGTGCGCGAACCCGCCGAGGGGGTCGAGATATTGCGCCGAGCCGTTGACCTTGGAGTCAACCATATCGACACGGCTGCCGCGTACGGCATCGGCCACCTTCAGTCGCACGAGATGATCCGGATCGGTCTTACCCCTTACCCCGACGAGCTCGTGATCGCCACAAAGGTCAGTGCGCCGCAGGAAGGAAGCACGGCGGCGACCGGCCGCACGACAGCCCAGCACCTGCGACACCTGGTCGAACAGGACCTGCGCCGGCTCGGCCGACACCACCTCGACCTCGTTTATCTGCGCACGAACGGCATGGGTCAACCTGGCGGCGAGCCGATCGGAGAGCAGTTCGCCGCTCTCGCGGTCCTACGTGACGAAGGACTGATCAGGCACCTGGGCGTAAGCCACGTCGACGCCAATCAACTCGCCGACGCACAATCCATCGCCCCGGTCGCCGCGGTCCAGAACCGCTTCCACCTCAACGACCGCGGCGACGCCCCGCTCGTCACGCGGTGCGAGCAGGACGGCATAGCGTACGTCCCGTATTTTCCGCTCGGCGGCGGCAGGGAAAGGCTCAACCGGCCACCGATCACGGATGTCGCGGCCCGCCATCGAGCGACCGCCGCTCAGGTGGCCCTGGCCTGGCTACTCGAGGTCTCCCCCGCGATTTTGGCCATCCCCGGCTCCAGCACACTCGATCATCTGATCGAGAACATCACCGCCGCCGGCGTACGCCTCACAGCTGACGACCTGGACGAGATTGAAAGCGCCTAG
- a CDS encoding alpha/beta hydrolase yields MNIVDMWHDVRGAGEPVVLLHGGMTDSRCFDGNLDGLASTFRTFLPDRRGHGHTPDAPGPLTIELMARDTIAFLEKTVGGPARLVGYSAGGAVALRVAMHRADLVERLVLISTAYDVDGLIFKPQAGGELPAEVVDAYAEVSPDGRDHFPVVTEKIVRAAATEPSPSADDLGAVTTRTLVLAGDDDLVTLDHTVRLYQALPTAELAVLPNASHLLLMEHAETVRAMVLRFLTTDAAPTYLPIARARRGS; encoded by the coding sequence ATGAACATCGTTGACATGTGGCATGACGTGCGGGGCGCGGGCGAGCCGGTGGTGCTCCTGCACGGCGGGATGACGGACAGCAGGTGCTTCGACGGAAACCTGGACGGGCTCGCGTCCACCTTCAGGACTTTCCTGCCGGACCGACGCGGCCATGGCCACACACCGGATGCGCCCGGTCCGCTGACCATCGAGCTGATGGCTCGGGACACCATCGCGTTCCTGGAGAAGACAGTCGGCGGGCCGGCCCGGTTGGTGGGCTACAGCGCCGGCGGCGCGGTCGCGCTGCGGGTGGCGATGCACCGTGCCGACCTGGTCGAGCGTCTGGTCCTGATCAGCACCGCGTACGACGTCGATGGCTTGATCTTCAAGCCACAGGCCGGCGGCGAGCTACCCGCCGAGGTTGTCGACGCCTACGCCGAGGTGTCACCGGACGGCCGTGATCACTTCCCCGTCGTAACGGAGAAGATCGTGCGTGCCGCGGCGACCGAGCCGAGCCCGTCCGCGGACGACCTGGGCGCGGTGACCACGCGGACCCTCGTCCTGGCCGGCGACGATGACCTGGTAACGCTTGATCACACGGTGCGGCTCTACCAGGCGCTGCCGACCGCCGAACTGGCCGTGCTGCCGAACGCGAGCCATCTGCTGCTGATGGAACACGCCGAGACGGTGCGGGCCATGGTCCTGCGCTTCCTGACGACGGACGCCGCTCCGACGTACCTGCCCATCGCCCGGGCCCGCCGAGGCTCCTGA
- a CDS encoding carbon-nitrogen hydrolase family protein, with protein sequence MQRAPLTIAVAQPHTVTTDVAANATEHATAIRTTNARVVVFPELSLTGYALDAPTVALDDPRLTPIVAACAATGTTALAGAPVDDDAGRTYIATLAIDGGGARVVYRKTHLHHSEERFSPGDGPAVLVIDAWRLGLAICRDTAFPEHDAAAAALGMDVYVASVLDHSFDADTACERAQRVTSDHGTWVAVSSFAGSTGGGFADAAGRSGIWAPDGGIRARAGSQPGEIAKAVVHR encoded by the coding sequence GTGCAACGAGCCCCACTCACCATAGCTGTCGCGCAGCCGCACACGGTCACCACAGATGTCGCCGCCAACGCAACCGAGCATGCCACCGCGATACGCACCACCAACGCGCGCGTCGTCGTCTTCCCCGAACTGTCGCTGACCGGGTATGCCTTGGACGCGCCAACCGTCGCGCTGGATGATCCGCGGCTCACGCCGATCGTCGCCGCCTGCGCCGCCACGGGAACGACGGCGTTGGCGGGCGCCCCGGTCGACGATGACGCCGGCAGAACCTACATCGCCACCCTGGCCATCGACGGCGGCGGTGCCCGGGTCGTCTATCGCAAGACTCACCTGCACCACTCCGAGGAGCGGTTCAGCCCGGGCGATGGGCCGGCGGTGCTCGTGATTGATGCTTGGCGCCTCGGCCTGGCGATCTGCCGGGACACCGCTTTCCCTGAGCACGACGCGGCCGCCGCGGCGCTGGGCATGGATGTATACGTGGCCAGCGTGCTCGACCACAGCTTCGACGCGGACACGGCGTGTGAACGGGCTCAGCGCGTGACGAGCGATCATGGAACCTGGGTCGCCGTGTCCAGTTTCGCCGGGTCGACCGGCGGCGGCTTCGCCGACGCGGCGGGCAGGTCGGGCATCTGGGCGCCGGACGGCGGCATCCGCGCCCGTGCGGGCTCCCAGCCCGGCGAGATCGCGAAGGCTGTCGTCCACCGGTGA
- a CDS encoding LacI family DNA-binding transcriptional regulator, with amino-acid sequence METKKPTLEDVGRMADVSRATASRVINGHQRVSTYARDRVWHAVKQLGYRPNIAARTLAKGNDDVIDVVIDGDQHIEFDRDLYINRLASGIAEALAGIEDKVRVHVVVESLSRRAKGG; translated from the coding sequence ATGGAGACCAAGAAGCCCACTCTGGAAGACGTCGGCCGGATGGCGGACGTCTCCCGCGCCACGGCCTCGCGCGTCATCAACGGTCATCAGCGGGTTTCGACGTATGCCCGTGACCGGGTGTGGCACGCCGTCAAGCAGTTGGGCTATCGGCCGAACATCGCCGCACGGACGTTGGCCAAGGGAAACGACGACGTGATCGATGTCGTCATCGACGGCGACCAGCACATTGAATTCGACCGCGATCTGTACATCAACCGCCTGGCCTCGGGGATAGCCGAGGCACTGGCTGGAATCGAGGATAAGGTACGAGTCCATGTCGTGGTCGAAAGCCTCTCGCGGCGAGCGAAGGGCGGCTAA